A window of the Rhizobium brockwellii genome harbors these coding sequences:
- a CDS encoding MFS transporter has translation MKRNLLSVAALLFGTLFLFMGNGLQGILLPVRGNLEGYATTTLGLLGTSWAGGFVIGCLIAPKIVRRVGHVRAFSGFISIIAIIALVSGIIIDPVWWVVLRAVTGFSTAGTSMIIESWLNERASNESRGAIFSLYIGITLLGVVGGQMMIPLEDVRTPVLFMICGIFYCIAMLPTTLSTAASPQPLKAVRLDLPALYRNSPVSCLGILLVGIANGAYGTLGAVFGAGAGLSDTNIAVMMSATIFAGAVMQLPAGRLSDRIDRRYVLAAMSGIAALAGLLIFLFHPTSPALLIGLVVLYGAVANTLYPIAVAHANDFAASEDFVKVSGGLLLLYGIGTMIGPTLSGPVMSAITPHALFLVTAIAHVLITVYAIIRSRIRAAVPASDRDAYTTIPTGTSQMLTPQSMSLADRGAGKPPETEKSPESGDPAVKFG, from the coding sequence ATGAAGAGAAATCTGCTGTCCGTCGCCGCGTTGCTCTTTGGCACGCTCTTCCTTTTCATGGGCAACGGCCTGCAGGGCATCCTGCTCCCCGTGCGCGGCAATCTCGAAGGCTACGCAACGACGACGCTCGGCCTGCTCGGCACTTCGTGGGCGGGGGGCTTCGTCATCGGCTGCCTGATTGCACCGAAGATCGTGCGCCGCGTCGGCCATGTGCGTGCCTTTTCGGGCTTCATCTCGATCATCGCCATCATCGCGCTGGTCAGCGGTATCATCATCGATCCAGTCTGGTGGGTGGTCTTGCGCGCCGTCACCGGCTTCTCCACCGCCGGTACGTCGATGATCATCGAAAGCTGGCTGAACGAGCGCGCCAGCAACGAGAGCCGCGGCGCGATCTTCTCGCTCTATATCGGCATCACATTGCTTGGCGTCGTGGGCGGCCAGATGATGATCCCACTCGAGGATGTGCGCACGCCGGTGCTGTTCATGATCTGCGGCATCTTCTATTGCATCGCCATGCTGCCGACGACGCTGTCGACCGCTGCTTCGCCGCAGCCGTTGAAGGCGGTGCGCCTCGACCTACCGGCGCTCTATCGCAACTCGCCGGTCTCCTGCCTGGGCATCCTGCTCGTCGGCATCGCCAACGGGGCTTACGGCACGCTCGGCGCCGTCTTCGGCGCCGGCGCCGGCCTCTCCGACACCAACATAGCCGTCATGATGAGCGCCACCATCTTCGCCGGGGCCGTGATGCAGCTGCCGGCCGGCCGGCTTTCCGACCGCATCGACCGGCGCTACGTGCTCGCCGCCATGTCGGGGATCGCCGCCCTTGCGGGCTTGCTGATCTTTCTCTTCCACCCAACGTCCCCCGCCTTGCTGATCGGGCTTGTGGTCCTCTACGGCGCGGTGGCGAATACGCTCTATCCGATCGCCGTCGCCCACGCGAACGACTTCGCGGCCTCGGAGGATTTCGTCAAGGTCTCCGGCGGCTTGCTGCTGCTTTACGGCATCGGCACGATGATCGGCCCGACGCTCAGCGGTCCCGTCATGTCGGCGATCACCCCGCATGCGCTTTTCCTAGTCACCGCCATCGCCCATGTGCTGATCACCGTTTACGCCATCATCAGGAGCCGCATCCGCGCCGCCGTGCCTGCCAGCGACCGCGACGCCTACACGACGATCCCTACCGGCACCTCGCAGATGCTGACACCGCAAAGCATGTCGCTTGCCGATCGCGGCGCCGGCAAACCTCCCGAAACCGAAAAGTCTCCCGAAAGCGGCGATCCTGCTGTAAAGTTCGGCTAG
- a CDS encoding class I fructose-bisphosphate aldolase, translating into MSERLEDIAVQMVTGGRGLLAADESTSTIKKRFDAINLDSTETSRRDYREMLFRSDEAMKKYISGVILFEETLFQKAADGTPFVDVIRAAGAIPGIKVDTGAKPMAKYPAETITEGLDGLGERLARYYEAGARFAKWRGVIAISSTLPTRGSVRANAQALARYAALCQEAGIVPIVEPECLMDGKPGDHNIDRCAEVTESTLRIVFEELADARVNLEGMILKPNMVIDGKNARKASVAEVAEHTVKVLKATVPPAVPGIAFLSGGQTTEEATAHLSAINASGDLPWFVTFSYGRALQDSALKAWNGKQENVAAGQREFTHRAEMNSLAAKGNWKKDLEKAA; encoded by the coding sequence ATGAGCGAACGACTGGAAGACATTGCAGTGCAGATGGTTACGGGCGGCCGGGGGCTGCTCGCCGCCGATGAATCGACCTCCACCATCAAGAAGCGTTTCGACGCGATCAACCTCGATTCGACCGAAACGAGCCGGCGGGACTACCGGGAGATGCTCTTCCGCTCCGACGAGGCGATGAAGAAATATATCTCCGGCGTCATCCTCTTCGAAGAGACGTTGTTCCAGAAGGCCGCGGACGGCACGCCCTTCGTCGATGTCATCCGCGCAGCCGGCGCCATCCCCGGCATCAAGGTCGATACCGGCGCCAAGCCGATGGCCAAATATCCCGCTGAAACCATCACCGAAGGCCTCGACGGTCTCGGCGAGCGCCTTGCCAGATATTATGAAGCCGGCGCCCGCTTCGCCAAATGGCGCGGCGTCATCGCCATCTCGTCGACCTTGCCGACCCGCGGTTCCGTCCGCGCCAACGCTCAGGCGCTTGCTCGTTATGCTGCACTTTGCCAGGAAGCCGGAATCGTTCCGATCGTCGAGCCGGAATGCCTGATGGACGGCAAACCGGGCGACCACAATATCGACCGCTGCGCCGAAGTGACCGAATCCACGCTGCGCATCGTCTTCGAGGAACTGGCCGATGCCCGCGTCAACCTCGAAGGCATGATCCTCAAGCCGAACATGGTGATCGACGGCAAGAACGCCCGCAAGGCCTCGGTCGCGGAAGTTGCCGAGCACACCGTCAAGGTGCTGAAGGCGACCGTTCCGCCCGCCGTTCCCGGCATCGCCTTCCTCTCCGGCGGCCAGACGACCGAAGAAGCGACAGCCCATCTCTCGGCGATCAATGCCAGCGGCGACCTGCCATGGTTCGTCACCTTCTCCTACGGCCGCGCCCTGCAGGACAGCGCGCTCAAGGCCTGGAACGGCAAGCAGGAAAACGTCGCCGCCGGCCAGCGCGAATTCACCCACCGCGCCGAGATGAACAGCCTCGCCGCCAAGGGCAACTGGAAGAAGGACCTGGAAAAAGCCGCCTGA
- a CDS encoding potassium/proton antiporter → MEAFYIVVLVSTALVLLAAFSSLLAFRFGAPLLLLFLMIGLAAGVDGLGIEFSNNYLAYILGSIALAIILFDSGFGTPMQAFRLAAVPSLALASVGVLITASLFAFAAMWLLNFTWLEGLLLGSIVASTDAAAVFFLLRIGGINIRDKVRSTLEVESGTNDPMAIFLTIALVEVLASGERYAGINIGMLAMFVQQMGLGVILGLLGGMMIVLIVSRLDTDRGLTPIFVLALALLVFSFTGAVGGSGFLAVYVAGIYAGNRKMQAIGTIKRFQDGMTWLAQIIMFLVLGLLATPSQFPVIIVPAILLALFLIFVARPLAVWLSLLPFDYTQQEIGFVAWVGLRGAVSILLAIMPILGGLENGQIYFNTAFIIVLVSLLLQGWTIKPVAKKLGLIIPPRIGAVDKVEVDLPGAANHELLSYRVIKDSPVLRGERIPRWATPSLVIRDGKSMRYQYAGRLREHDLVYLFIVPSYSRLLDRLFASRAPVDDDDAEFFGAFALSPARPAADLDAAYGPGLLNESEKGLTIAELMRQRLGGKADYADRVRLGSIILIVRDLDEHDHITSVGMSLEAVEPAITLPIFLNLKDITQRIRDRLNGRRNRETAASESTPKPPAGRDEGTRENGR, encoded by the coding sequence ATGGAAGCGTTCTATATCGTGGTGCTGGTTTCGACGGCGCTCGTGCTTCTTGCCGCATTTTCGAGCCTGCTCGCCTTCCGCTTCGGCGCCCCCCTGCTGCTGCTCTTCCTGATGATCGGCCTTGCTGCCGGCGTCGATGGCCTCGGCATCGAGTTCAGCAACAATTATCTCGCCTATATTCTAGGCTCCATCGCGCTGGCCATCATCCTCTTCGATTCCGGCTTCGGCACGCCGATGCAGGCCTTCCGGCTCGCGGCCGTGCCCTCTCTGGCGCTCGCCTCGGTCGGCGTGCTGATCACCGCCTCGCTCTTTGCCTTCGCGGCCATGTGGCTTTTGAATTTCACCTGGCTGGAAGGCCTGCTACTCGGCTCGATCGTCGCATCGACAGATGCCGCCGCCGTCTTCTTCCTGCTGCGCATCGGCGGCATCAACATCCGCGACAAGGTGCGCTCGACGCTGGAAGTCGAATCCGGCACCAACGATCCGATGGCGATCTTCCTCACCATTGCCCTCGTCGAGGTGCTGGCGAGCGGCGAGCGTTACGCCGGCATCAATATCGGCATGCTCGCCATGTTCGTGCAGCAGATGGGCCTCGGCGTCATTCTCGGCCTGCTTGGCGGCATGATGATCGTGCTGATCGTCAGCAGGCTCGATACCGATCGCGGCCTGACGCCGATCTTCGTGCTGGCGCTCGCTCTTCTCGTCTTTTCCTTCACCGGCGCGGTCGGTGGCAGCGGCTTCCTCGCCGTCTATGTCGCCGGCATTTACGCCGGAAACCGCAAGATGCAGGCGATCGGCACCATCAAACGCTTCCAGGACGGCATGACCTGGCTGGCGCAGATCATCATGTTCCTGGTGCTCGGACTGCTCGCCACGCCGTCGCAATTTCCTGTCATCATCGTGCCCGCCATCCTGCTTGCCCTCTTCCTGATCTTCGTCGCCCGGCCGTTGGCGGTCTGGCTGTCGCTGCTTCCCTTCGATTATACGCAACAGGAAATCGGCTTCGTCGCTTGGGTCGGCCTGCGCGGCGCCGTCTCCATCCTGCTTGCCATCATGCCGATCCTCGGCGGGCTCGAGAACGGCCAAATCTATTTCAACACCGCCTTCATCATCGTGCTGGTCTCGCTGCTCCTCCAGGGCTGGACGATCAAGCCCGTCGCCAAGAAGCTCGGGCTGATCATTCCGCCGCGCATCGGCGCCGTCGACAAGGTCGAGGTCGACCTGCCTGGGGCGGCTAACCACGAGTTGCTCTCCTACCGCGTCATCAAGGATAGCCCGGTGCTGCGGGGCGAGCGTATTCCGCGCTGGGCGACACCCTCGCTCGTCATCCGCGACGGCAAGTCGATGCGCTACCAATATGCAGGGCGGCTGCGCGAGCATGATCTCGTCTACCTCTTCATCGTGCCGAGCTATTCCCGCTTGCTCGACCGGCTTTTCGCCAGCCGGGCGCCTGTCGACGACGACGATGCCGAATTCTTCGGGGCCTTCGCGCTCTCCCCCGCCCGTCCTGCCGCCGATCTCGACGCCGCCTATGGCCCCGGCCTGCTCAACGAATCCGAAAAGGGCCTGACGATCGCCGAATTGATGCGGCAGCGCCTCGGCGGCAAGGCCGATTATGCCGACCGCGTCCGCCTCGGCTCGATCATCCTTATCGTCCGCGATCTCGACGAGCACGATCACATCACCTCCGTCGGCATGTCGCTCGAAGCAGTCGAACCGGCAATTACGCTGCCGATCTTCCTCAATCTCAAGGACATCACCCAGCGCATCCGCGACCGGCTGAACGGACGCAGGAACAGGGAAACCGCAGCCTCCGAAAGCACGCCGAAACCGCCGGCCGGACGCGACGAAGGCACACGCGAAAACGGCCGCTGA
- a CDS encoding PhzF family phenazine biosynthesis protein — protein MNTLSYVTVDVFTSTRFEGNPLAVISDARGLSDAAMQKIATEFNYSEVTFVLPPGDPQNSARVRIFTPTMEIPFAGHPNVGTAYVLGRQAEIFGKLVGDTLRFEEKAGIVEVSLKREGGRVAAAAIRAPQPLTIGDTIAAQTVASCVSIDPGAIVNTTHAPVFVSVGLNFAVAEVNGLEALAAARPNLAGFQAAAGRQTTSGHDFSLFLYVRTAENPWKIRARMFAPLDNVPEDPATGSASAALGAYLVSLAPEADMNVRINIEQGIEMGRRSVITLDVVKSDGIVTDVVISGGCVSVMRGEISLQD, from the coding sequence ATGAACACCCTCTCCTACGTCACCGTCGATGTCTTCACCTCCACCCGCTTCGAGGGCAATCCGCTTGCCGTCATCTCCGATGCGCGCGGTCTGAGCGATGCAGCGATGCAAAAGATCGCCACCGAGTTCAACTATTCCGAAGTCACGTTCGTCCTGCCGCCGGGAGACCCGCAAAATTCCGCCCGCGTGCGCATCTTCACGCCGACGATGGAAATACCCTTCGCCGGCCATCCGAATGTCGGCACGGCTTATGTGCTCGGCCGGCAGGCGGAGATCTTCGGCAAGCTGGTCGGCGATACGCTGCGTTTCGAGGAAAAGGCCGGCATCGTCGAAGTCAGCCTGAAACGCGAGGGCGGAAGGGTTGCTGCTGCCGCCATCCGCGCGCCACAGCCGCTGACGATCGGCGACACCATTGCCGCCCAAACCGTCGCCAGCTGCGTCTCGATCGACCCCGGCGCCATCGTCAACACCACCCATGCCCCAGTCTTTGTCTCCGTCGGCCTGAACTTCGCCGTTGCAGAAGTGAACGGGCTCGAAGCGCTGGCCGCTGCCCGCCCAAACCTTGCCGGGTTCCAGGCAGCTGCCGGCCGCCAGACGACCAGCGGCCACGACTTCTCGCTCTTCCTCTATGTGCGAACAGCCGAAAATCCATGGAAGATCCGCGCCCGCATGTTCGCGCCGCTCGACAACGTGCCCGAAGATCCGGCAACGGGCAGCGCTTCAGCCGCGCTCGGCGCCTATCTCGTCTCGCTGGCGCCGGAGGCCGACATGAATGTCCGCATCAACATTGAACAGGGCATCGAAATGGGCCGCCGCAGCGTCATCACTCTTGATGTCGTGAAATCCGACGGCATCGTCACAGATGTCGTCATCTCCGGAGGCTGCGTTTCCGTCATGCGCGGAGAGATCAGTTTGCAGGACTGA
- the gap gene encoding type I glyceraldehyde-3-phosphate dehydrogenase gives MTVKVAINGFGRIGRNVLRAIVESGRTDIEVVAINDLGPVETNAHLLRYDSIHGRFPATVKVEGDSIIVGNGKPIKVTAIKDPATLPHRELGVDIAMECTGIFTARDKAAAHLTAGAKRVIVSAPADGADLTVVFGVNHDQLTKDHLVISNASCTTNCLVPVVKVLDDAVGIDHGFMTTIHSYTGDQPTLDTMHKDLYRARAAALSMIPTSTGAAKAVGLVLPHLKGKLDGTSIRVPTPNVSVVDFKFVAKKATSVGEINEAIMAAANGKLKGILGYTDEPLVSRDFNHDSHSSILATDQTKVMEGNFVRVLSWYDNEWGFSSRMSDTAVAFAKLI, from the coding sequence ATGACAGTCAAGGTTGCCATCAACGGTTTCGGCCGCATCGGCCGCAACGTCCTTCGCGCCATCGTCGAATCCGGCCGCACCGACATCGAAGTCGTCGCCATCAACGATCTCGGCCCGGTTGAAACCAACGCCCATCTGCTGCGCTACGACTCGATCCACGGCCGCTTCCCGGCAACGGTGAAGGTCGAGGGCGACTCGATCATCGTCGGCAACGGCAAGCCGATCAAGGTCACGGCGATCAAGGATCCGGCAACGCTGCCGCACCGCGAACTCGGCGTCGACATCGCGATGGAATGCACCGGCATCTTCACCGCCCGCGACAAGGCTGCCGCTCATCTGACGGCCGGCGCCAAGCGCGTCATCGTCTCGGCGCCCGCCGATGGCGCCGACCTGACGGTCGTCTTCGGTGTCAACCATGACCAGCTCACCAAGGACCACTTGGTCATCTCCAACGCGTCCTGCACCACCAACTGCCTGGTACCGGTCGTGAAGGTTCTCGACGACGCCGTCGGCATCGACCACGGCTTCATGACGACCATCCACTCCTATACCGGCGACCAGCCGACGCTCGACACGATGCACAAGGACCTGTATCGCGCCCGCGCTGCTGCCTTGTCGATGATCCCGACCTCGACGGGTGCAGCCAAGGCAGTCGGCCTCGTTCTGCCGCATCTGAAGGGCAAGCTCGACGGCACCTCGATCCGCGTTCCGACCCCGAACGTTTCCGTCGTCGACTTCAAGTTCGTCGCCAAGAAGGCGACCAGCGTTGGCGAAATCAACGAAGCCATCATGGCTGCTGCCAACGGCAAGCTGAAGGGTATCCTCGGCTACACCGACGAGCCACTCGTCTCTCGTGACTTCAACCACGACAGCCACTCCTCGATCCTCGCAACCGATCAGACCAAGGTCATGGAAGGCAACTTCGTGCGCGTCCTGTCCTGGTACGACAACGAGTGGGGCTTCTCCAGCCGCATGTCCGACACGGCAGTCGCTTTCGCCAAGCTCATCTGA
- a CDS encoding DUF1192 domain-containing protein gives MSFIDDDRPQKKVAHEVGADLSMLSVDELKARVELLKTEIARLEAEAGRKASGRQAAESFFRT, from the coding sequence ATGAGCTTCATCGATGACGACCGGCCGCAGAAGAAAGTCGCCCACGAGGTCGGCGCCGATCTCTCCATGCTTTCGGTCGACGAGTTGAAGGCCCGGGTAGAATTGCTGAAGACGGAGATCGCCCGTCTCGAGGCCGAAGCCGGTCGCAAGGCCTCCGGGCGGCAGGCGGCGGAAAGCTTCTTCCGCACCTGA
- a CDS encoding phosphoglycerate kinase has translation MPSFKTLDDLSDIRGKRVLVRVDLNVPVKDGKVTDVTRIERVAPTILELSEKGAKVILLAHFGRPKDGPSAELSLSLIAPSVEEVLDHAVLTASDCIGEAAASAVAAMNDGDILLLENTRFHKGEENNDSDFTKALAANGDIYVNDAFSAAHRAHASTEGLAHHLPAYAGRTMQAELEALEKGLGEPARPVVAIVGGAKVSTKIDLLMNLVKKVDALVIGGGMANTFIAARGTNVGKSLCEHDLAETAKQIMIEAATAGCAIILPEDGVIAREFKAGAANETVDINAIPADAMVLDVGPKSVEAINAWIERAATLVWNGPLGAFEIEPFDAATVATAKYAAGRTVAGKLTSVAGGGDTVSALNHAGVADDFTYVSTAGGAFLEWMEGKELPGVAVLNAAAT, from the coding sequence ATGCCCTCTTTCAAGACCCTCGACGATCTTTCCGACATCCGCGGCAAGCGCGTTCTCGTCCGCGTCGACCTCAACGTCCCGGTGAAAGACGGCAAGGTCACCGATGTGACGCGCATCGAGCGTGTGGCGCCGACCATCCTCGAACTGTCCGAAAAGGGTGCCAAGGTGATCCTGCTCGCCCATTTCGGCCGGCCGAAGGATGGCCCTTCGGCGGAGCTGTCGCTGTCGCTGATTGCCCCTTCCGTCGAGGAAGTGCTTGATCATGCCGTGCTGACGGCCTCCGATTGCATCGGCGAGGCCGCTGCCTCTGCCGTTGCCGCGATGAATGACGGCGATATCCTGCTTTTGGAAAACACCCGCTTCCACAAGGGCGAGGAAAACAACGACTCCGACTTCACCAAGGCGCTTGCCGCCAACGGCGATATCTATGTCAACGACGCCTTTTCGGCCGCCCACCGCGCCCATGCCTCAACCGAGGGTCTTGCCCACCACCTGCCGGCCTATGCCGGCCGCACCATGCAGGCAGAACTGGAAGCGCTGGAAAAGGGCCTCGGCGAACCGGCTCGCCCTGTCGTCGCGATCGTCGGCGGCGCCAAGGTCTCCACCAAGATCGACCTCTTGATGAACCTCGTGAAGAAGGTCGATGCGCTCGTCATCGGCGGCGGCATGGCCAATACCTTCATCGCCGCACGCGGCACCAATGTCGGCAAGTCGCTCTGCGAACATGATCTCGCTGAAACCGCCAAGCAGATCATGATCGAGGCCGCCACCGCCGGCTGCGCCATCATCCTTCCGGAGGATGGCGTGATCGCCCGCGAGTTCAAGGCGGGCGCCGCCAACGAGACGGTCGATATCAATGCCATCCCCGCCGATGCCATGGTGCTCGATGTAGGCCCGAAATCCGTCGAGGCCATCAACGCCTGGATCGAGCGCGCTGCAACCCTGGTCTGGAACGGCCCGCTCGGCGCCTTCGAAATCGAACCCTTCGATGCCGCAACCGTCGCTACCGCGAAATACGCCGCTGGGCGCACGGTAGCCGGCAAGCTCACCTCCGTTGCCGGCGGCGGCGACACCGTCTCGGCGCTCAACCATGCCGGCGTTGCCGACGATTTCACCTACGTCTCGACCGCCGGCGGCGCCTTCCTCGAATGGATGGAAGGGAAAGAGCTTCCCGGTGTCGCCGTCCTCAACGCCGCTGCTACATAA